The following coding sequences are from one Granulicella sp. L56 window:
- a CDS encoding carboxypeptidase-like regulatory domain-containing protein has product MRSAWIQFHLRCPILLLCLLGMTPGVAAQTAGGSALPATDSAGPITITGQVINASSGSPVARALVRFTGRAMLTTYEGKFEFDQVTDPTGFVQATKPGFYASLEPGGSSGVYLQASHATTPLVLRLYPEAIFTGTVTEPDGDPLSHVLVSARRSMFNGSSHTWIPVAQTQTDSHGRFRLPVQSGDYKLVSMYVSQINGTDKAVLPVTVPAENSSSTSGFIHIRSGEEQRYDLHPATSRAYAVTATFDSSVGGGFPRIIARSSNGSTISLPVHFSRREDENAVKMELPSGTYTLTASVRAPDGIVEGETSVTVADRDVAGVVFHLEPAPTLPVELQVDGAATSDNPQPNLMQFGLMLENSESDPENFNSSISLTPQREAATSFTASSGSYRLRARNDQGSWYIKSASYGISDLLQQALVIAPGASGTPIRITVSNQMASLQGTCTLGGVQAACWVYLIPTTPSAATVFTVRSNEQGIYNYAHLPPGSYQAIAFEQMHSVDYGDAAVLTPFATHVRAVTLNAGEKPTLDLETVSETEMAP; this is encoded by the coding sequence GTGCGATCAGCCTGGATTCAATTTCATCTTCGATGTCCCATTCTTCTGCTCTGTCTACTGGGAATGACGCCTGGCGTTGCAGCCCAAACGGCGGGCGGTTCTGCGCTGCCTGCTACAGACTCTGCTGGCCCTATCACAATCACTGGACAGGTGATCAATGCAAGTTCCGGCTCGCCCGTCGCTCGCGCTCTTGTCCGCTTCACTGGCCGGGCGATGCTGACCACGTACGAAGGAAAATTCGAGTTTGATCAGGTCACCGATCCGACGGGCTTTGTGCAAGCCACCAAACCCGGCTTTTATGCCAGCCTCGAGCCAGGAGGCTCGTCGGGAGTCTATCTGCAGGCGAGCCATGCTACAACACCGTTAGTGCTGCGACTCTATCCTGAAGCCATCTTTACCGGCACGGTAACGGAACCCGATGGTGATCCCCTTAGCCATGTCCTGGTGAGCGCCCGCAGGAGCATGTTCAATGGTTCCAGCCATACCTGGATACCTGTTGCCCAGACGCAGACCGATTCGCATGGCCGTTTCCGATTGCCTGTGCAATCGGGAGACTACAAGCTGGTCTCCATGTACGTTTCTCAAATCAACGGGACAGATAAAGCTGTTTTGCCAGTGACTGTTCCCGCAGAAAATTCATCTAGCACATCAGGTTTTATCCATATTCGAAGCGGTGAGGAGCAACGCTACGATCTACATCCGGCGACGAGCCGCGCCTATGCTGTGACTGCCACTTTCGATTCCTCTGTGGGGGGTGGCTTTCCACGAATCATTGCACGGTCGAGCAATGGCAGCACGATCTCTCTGCCTGTCCATTTTTCGCGTCGCGAAGACGAAAACGCTGTAAAGATGGAGCTTCCCAGCGGCACGTACACCCTTACTGCCAGCGTGAGGGCGCCCGACGGGATTGTAGAGGGTGAGACAAGCGTAACGGTGGCGGACCGCGACGTCGCAGGCGTCGTCTTTCACCTTGAGCCTGCGCCGACACTGCCGGTGGAGCTTCAGGTGGATGGGGCTGCAACGTCTGATAATCCGCAACCAAATCTTATGCAGTTTGGGTTGATGCTGGAAAATAGCGAGTCTGATCCCGAAAATTTCAACTCTTCTATTTCGCTGACGCCGCAGAGAGAAGCCGCTACGAGTTTCACGGCGTCTTCTGGAAGCTATCGTCTTCGCGCGCGCAACGACCAAGGCTCCTGGTATATCAAATCAGCCAGCTATGGAATCTCAGACCTTCTGCAACAGGCGCTTGTGATCGCTCCGGGCGCCAGCGGCACACCTATCCGAATCACAGTGAGCAATCAGATGGCGAGTCTTCAGGGAACGTGCACGCTCGGCGGAGTTCAGGCGGCCTGTTGGGTCTATCTGATTCCGACGACTCCCAGTGCGGCTACTGTCTTTACCGTGCGCAGCAACGAACAAGGCATCTATAACTACGCTCATCTGCCGCCGGGGAGCTATCAGGCCATTGCATTTGAGCAGATGCATTCTGTCGATTATGGGGATGCGGCCGTACTTACTCCTTTTGCCACGCATGTTCGTGCTGTCACGCTGAACGCCGGAGAGAAGCCCACGCTCGATCTGGAGACGGTTTCCGAGACGGAGATGGCTCCATGA
- a CDS encoding carboxypeptidase regulatory-like domain-containing protein, translating to MKRTSLLQFLIFSLVASASFAVAQTKAAAAISYRITGILVSSADGAPIPHGHLTATLVPRGADGEGDQFPSPLGTFDADEHGRFLISLPSAGMWRVVGSARGYVTQAYDEHQLFSSGIVLTAASPVADLRFQLPPESVITGKLMDEAGEAVRNAQVSLLAIPPPGPDSSQPAARARASTSTDDRGSYEFDGLQPGDYRIKVQAQVWYAIAAQQTASNAESDQHPLDPSLDVTYPLTWYPGTSDSSEAETLTLHAGDSRQADFQLAPIPSVHLHIVPEVSADANGRRIQTYPMIERISDEGNDFVPVSAHIGPQGTIDVGGLAPGQYEVRMQGPGQTIKPAIIDLTEGSTQTLDMSAASAMASVSIHLDGLAGADVGSVRVNFIDPENGRNVARDNAGGYFLSGSLLQRRRQDASGQTIEIPPGRYEIVLAGRPNLYLTRITAQSAQANGRFVTVPSGSSTLTLHIADGRSTLTGIAMMQGKPSVGAMVLLIPATLGEPDNLNIIRRDQTNTDGSFELNNVLPGQYILFAIDHGWEINWKDPSTLRGYMMHGTPVDLTSMQKLKETVEAQAP from the coding sequence ATGAAACGGACTTCCCTGCTGCAATTCCTCATTTTTTCACTTGTCGCCAGTGCATCTTTTGCAGTGGCACAGACTAAGGCTGCGGCTGCAATCTCCTATCGCATTACAGGGATTCTTGTCAGCAGCGCCGACGGCGCACCCATTCCGCACGGCCACCTGACGGCCACGCTGGTTCCCCGAGGGGCAGACGGAGAAGGAGATCAATTCCCTTCTCCGCTTGGAACGTTCGATGCCGATGAACATGGCCGGTTCTTGATTTCTCTGCCTTCGGCTGGAATGTGGCGGGTGGTGGGGAGCGCTCGCGGATATGTCACGCAAGCCTACGACGAGCACCAGCTCTTTTCGAGTGGCATCGTGTTGACGGCTGCTTCGCCTGTCGCCGACCTTCGCTTTCAACTCCCGCCCGAGTCCGTCATTACAGGCAAGTTGATGGACGAGGCGGGCGAGGCTGTTCGCAACGCCCAAGTCTCGCTGTTGGCCATTCCTCCACCAGGGCCAGATTCCAGCCAGCCAGCCGCTCGCGCTCGTGCCAGCACTTCAACCGACGACCGCGGCTCTTACGAGTTCGATGGGCTACAGCCAGGCGACTACCGCATCAAGGTGCAGGCACAGGTCTGGTATGCCATCGCCGCACAGCAAACCGCATCGAATGCGGAGTCCGATCAGCATCCGTTGGATCCGTCGCTGGACGTGACCTACCCGCTTACGTGGTATCCCGGCACCAGCGACTCGTCTGAGGCCGAAACGCTGACACTCCACGCGGGAGACAGCCGGCAGGCAGACTTTCAGCTTGCCCCTATTCCGTCCGTCCATTTGCATATCGTGCCAGAGGTGAGTGCCGATGCGAATGGGCGCCGCATTCAGACGTATCCAATGATTGAGCGAATCTCTGACGAGGGCAACGACTTCGTTCCCGTCTCAGCGCACATCGGACCGCAGGGCACGATTGATGTAGGCGGGCTTGCTCCGGGACAGTACGAAGTAAGAATGCAGGGGCCGGGGCAGACCATCAAACCTGCCATCATTGACCTGACGGAAGGCTCTACTCAGACATTAGATATGAGTGCAGCGTCGGCCATGGCCAGCGTCTCGATTCATCTCGACGGCCTCGCTGGAGCTGATGTCGGTTCGGTCAGAGTCAACTTCATTGATCCCGAGAACGGACGCAATGTCGCGCGCGATAATGCAGGCGGCTATTTCCTCTCCGGCTCACTTTTACAGCGGCGCAGACAGGACGCATCCGGCCAGACGATTGAAATACCGCCAGGACGTTACGAGATTGTGCTGGCAGGCAGGCCAAACCTCTACCTTACTCGAATTACAGCTCAGTCAGCCCAGGCCAACGGCCGATTTGTCACAGTGCCTAGCGGCAGTTCGACGCTAACCTTGCACATCGCTGATGGCCGATCCACGCTCACCGGAATCGCAATGATGCAAGGTAAGCCATCGGTCGGAGCAATGGTTCTTCTGATTCCGGCGACACTTGGCGAGCCGGATAACCTCAACATCATCCGCCGCGATCAGACCAATACTGATGGCAGCTTTGAGTTGAACAATGTGCTGCCCGGCCAGTACATCCTGTTCGCGATCGACCATGGCTGGGAAATCAACTGGAAAGATCCTTCGACTCTTCGCGGCTACATGATGCACGGTACTCCCGTCGATCTGACTTCGATGCAAAAGTTAAAGGAAACCGTTGAAGCACAAGCTCCATAA
- a CDS encoding acyltransferase produces the protein MKKSILRRLANRMLGMIARFAPGATTVRPFLHRLRGVRITGQVFIGDDVYIENEYPECIELHDGAQICLRSILLAHTRGSGQIVVGKDAFVGANCVLTASPGTVLTIGEGAVIATSSVIASNVPPYTLFGNEKAKPLATITVPLTMDTSYESFLCGIRPLRKP, from the coding sequence ATGAAGAAATCTATTTTGAGACGTCTGGCGAATCGCATGCTGGGGATGATCGCTCGATTTGCGCCAGGAGCAACGACGGTGCGCCCGTTCCTTCATCGGTTGCGCGGCGTTCGCATTACCGGCCAGGTCTTTATCGGTGACGATGTTTACATCGAGAACGAATACCCAGAATGCATCGAACTGCACGATGGCGCGCAGATATGCCTCCGCTCCATTCTCCTAGCGCATACGCGCGGAAGCGGACAGATCGTTGTTGGGAAAGATGCATTTGTAGGGGCCAACTGCGTGCTGACGGCTTCACCCGGGACCGTCCTCACGATTGGAGAGGGTGCTGTCATTGCCACATCTTCTGTGATCGCATCCAACGTGCCGCCTTATACGCTGTTCGGCAACGAAAAGGCCAAGCCGCTCGCGACCATCACTGTGCCTCTCACGATGGATACTTCGTACGAGAGTTTTCTGTGCGGGATTCGACCGCTACGGAAGCCTTGA
- a CDS encoding SDR family NAD(P)-dependent oxidoreductase, whose amino-acid sequence MTPNHRQVVIVTGGSRGLGLELVSSLLAQGYRVATCSRKKTIEIDKLESSYKTTGGFLWTASEMGIEEEEQTFFDHVMDWAADDGLYGLVNNAAITGEGILATFPNVDSERIINVNLLSALRLSRLALRVMIRHGDGGRIINISSIVGSRGYTGLAAYSVSKSGMDGLTRSVAREVGRRGVTVNSVAPGYLETELSAGLGEAQRRQIMNRTPIGRLGSVTDVTPLICFLLRPEASFITGQTLVVDGGLSC is encoded by the coding sequence ATGACGCCAAATCACAGGCAGGTTGTTATTGTCACGGGAGGAAGCCGAGGACTTGGATTGGAACTCGTCTCCAGTTTGCTTGCCCAGGGATATCGCGTAGCCACATGCAGCCGAAAGAAAACAATCGAGATCGACAAACTGGAATCGTCTTACAAAACAACAGGCGGGTTTCTCTGGACCGCATCGGAGATGGGGATCGAAGAGGAAGAGCAGACGTTTTTTGATCATGTCATGGATTGGGCTGCGGATGACGGGCTTTATGGCTTGGTCAACAATGCCGCGATCACGGGAGAAGGAATCCTGGCCACATTTCCAAATGTGGACTCCGAACGAATCATAAATGTTAATCTTCTAAGCGCCTTGCGCCTTAGCAGGCTAGCTCTGAGAGTCATGATTCGGCATGGAGATGGCGGGCGCATTATCAACATAAGTTCTATTGTTGGCTCGAGAGGGTACACCGGGCTTGCAGCATATTCCGTGTCGAAATCGGGTATGGATGGTCTCACGAGATCAGTGGCCCGAGAAGTCGGCAGGCGCGGTGTCACAGTCAACTCCGTTGCTCCCGGTTACCTGGAAACCGAACTCTCAGCTGGCCTTGGGGAAGCACAGCGCAGGCAGATCATGAATCGAACCCCTATCGGCCGGCTCGGATCGGTGACCGACGTTACGCCGTTAATATGCTTTCTGCTACGTCCAGAAGCGAGCTTCATCACAGGGCAAACTCTGGTGGTCGATGGCGGATTGAGTTGCTGA
- a CDS encoding class I adenylate-forming enzyme family protein, with amino-acid sequence MQTDSALLGLEDFLRSDDRRFIIQDGVSLTRTDIGRAAARLQEVLATFPACRVALTSQCADQIVAALVACQLCGCDLLLLREHYGEDDPVWQSWDVSVVLDDKLSIKHCFPWGRGVARAYGPRILLTTSGTTGKPKIAIHSLPALLGRIANVKQESARWLLTFHPASFAGLQVLLTAMISESELVGTSVPTVANLANSLQKHQPSHVSGTPTFWRAILLVLENQGRDIPLKQITIGGESVDQVTIDMLRDAFPSARITHIYASTEAGALFAVKDGHAGFPAKWLDQDIEGIGLRIRGDVLEVRSPRTMEKYLTDPIVKVRTEDGWMVTGDLVEQIGDRVVFRGRADDVINVGGAKVRPEEVEAALLKMPLVKEIRVFGQKNPISGAIVSAEVVISSDTNEDQARQAIYSFAKLHLENFKVPRILKFVPEIPINLSGKKCRQR; translated from the coding sequence ATGCAGACTGATTCAGCGCTGCTCGGCCTGGAAGATTTTCTTCGCTCGGATGACCGGAGATTCATCATCCAGGACGGGGTCTCTCTCACGCGAACCGACATTGGTCGCGCTGCCGCAAGATTGCAAGAGGTGCTTGCAACATTTCCGGCATGTCGCGTTGCCCTGACATCGCAATGTGCGGATCAAATCGTGGCAGCACTGGTGGCTTGTCAGTTGTGTGGCTGCGATTTGCTCTTACTTCGTGAGCATTATGGCGAGGACGATCCCGTTTGGCAGTCATGGGATGTGTCGGTGGTGCTCGACGATAAATTGTCGATCAAACACTGTTTCCCCTGGGGGCGAGGGGTCGCGCGAGCCTATGGTCCTCGCATTCTGCTGACAACTTCGGGAACAACAGGAAAGCCCAAAATTGCGATCCACTCGCTGCCAGCGCTTCTGGGCCGAATAGCAAACGTGAAGCAGGAATCAGCGCGCTGGCTTTTGACGTTCCACCCCGCCAGTTTCGCCGGTTTGCAAGTACTTCTCACAGCCATGATCAGCGAATCGGAGTTAGTTGGAACGAGTGTGCCGACGGTGGCTAACCTGGCCAACTCATTGCAGAAGCATCAGCCGAGCCATGTGAGCGGAACCCCAACCTTCTGGCGGGCTATCTTGCTGGTTCTGGAAAACCAGGGCCGAGATATCCCGCTAAAGCAGATCACGATTGGGGGAGAGTCCGTCGATCAGGTCACGATAGACATGCTGCGTGATGCTTTTCCATCGGCCAGAATCACCCACATCTATGCCTCGACAGAGGCGGGCGCGCTCTTTGCCGTTAAGGACGGACATGCAGGATTTCCAGCAAAGTGGCTCGATCAGGATATTGAAGGAATCGGACTTAGAATCAGGGGCGATGTACTTGAGGTCAGAAGTCCACGCACAATGGAGAAATATTTGACTGATCCCATCGTGAAAGTACGGACAGAGGATGGGTGGATGGTCACAGGCGATCTGGTTGAGCAGATCGGGGATCGTGTAGTCTTCAGGGGCCGGGCCGATGATGTTATCAACGTGGGAGGAGCCAAGGTGAGACCGGAAGAGGTGGAAGCTGCTTTGCTGAAGATGCCTCTTGTAAAAGAGATTCGCGTCTTCGGCCAGAAGAACCCTATCAGCGGCGCGATAGTCTCGGCGGAAGTCGTCATCTCATCCGACACCAACGAAGACCAGGCCCGGCAGGCCATCTATTCATTTGCGAAGCTCCATCTGGAGAATTTCAAAGTTCCGAGAATTCTAAAATTCGTGCCAGAAATTCCTATCAACTTGTCGGGCAAGAAGTGCAGGCAGCGATGA
- a CDS encoding acyl carrier protein, with protein sequence MTLDEARSYMESSLNRILIQKGQDKVHLQDDMRLLGGDIQIDSLDLAVLITEMQEATRKDPFKAGFRNFRTVGELAGMYAD encoded by the coding sequence ATGACGTTGGATGAAGCGCGTAGTTATATGGAATCAAGTCTCAACAGAATCCTTATCCAGAAGGGTCAGGATAAAGTTCATCTGCAGGACGATATGAGACTTCTGGGTGGGGATATTCAGATAGACTCGCTCGATTTGGCGGTACTTATCACGGAGATGCAGGAAGCCACCAGAAAAGATCCATTCAAGGCGGGGTTTAGAAACTTCCGCACTGTGGGGGAGCTAGCAGGCATGTATGCAGACTGA
- a CDS encoding PilZ domain-containing protein has product MTNTKKSKGSIPPETPGEASLPTMMLAFNATESIGRRKKRRETDDNQSIADFTEYSKLHPNERRKATRYLFDSAATIRWLGVDGQIHQAFGIVRDISISGVFVESTARLGLNVNIELEIAMPGSQPHSSGPDLKFEGNVVRSVNQEDQQGFAVAGSLYIPRLADS; this is encoded by the coding sequence ATGACCAATACAAAAAAGTCAAAAGGTAGTATTCCACCAGAAACACCCGGAGAGGCTTCACTGCCGACAATGATGCTTGCATTCAACGCCACCGAAAGCATTGGACGACGAAAGAAGCGGCGCGAGACTGACGATAACCAGTCAATCGCAGATTTCACGGAATACTCCAAATTACATCCGAATGAGCGACGAAAGGCTACCAGGTATCTCTTCGATTCGGCAGCCACTATCCGTTGGCTAGGCGTCGACGGGCAGATACATCAGGCATTCGGCATTGTTCGTGATATCAGCATCAGCGGGGTCTTCGTTGAGAGCACGGCCAGGCTTGGCCTGAACGTCAATATTGAACTGGAAATAGCGATGCCCGGTTCGCAGCCCCACTCATCTGGACCCGACCTCAAGTTTGAAGGCAATGTAGTCCGCTCTGTAAATCAAGAAGATCAACAGGGATTTGCCGTTGCTGGTTCGTTATATATCCCGAGGTTGGCTGACAGTTGA
- a CDS encoding class I adenylate-forming enzyme family protein → MLNQVFSDSNGIAYAPTVVGGSACTLPFPSGGVAGYLLEGKDASRIALESGNDLWTFGDLDSASLKLSSFLLASGINKGDHVLLIADNSYFWVASYLAILRAGLVCIPLPMSTSGQDLGFVVQSTKAQFAFVDTKFLARNAADLPQTCIVSQAPASLDAFQRKVYVFEHLLYSEARQAEFPRLTSSDVAALMFTSGSTGKPRGVMVTHGNIVSNTKSIIECLNLTENDSMFTVLPLHYCFGTSLLHTHLAVGGKLVLDNRFMYTEAFLQHLRNSRCTGFAGVPSHYQILLRRSNIHTMKFPYLRYVQQAGGHMAPAFIRELGQALPDTKIFVMYGQTEATARLSCVPPEMLEKKMGSIGRAIPGVTLTIVDAQGNEVGANELGEIVAEGPNIAMGYWEEPEETAATFRKGKLYTGDLATVDEDGFINIVDRARDFVKIGGTRTSCRGLEEQMLEFSGLLEVAVVGVADAISGEALRAFVVPRDRSDDQFLQGFRTFCAERLPLHYLPKEIIQLNALPKNSAGKVMKSGLKSFEHPEPKPGVGQ, encoded by the coding sequence ATGCTCAACCAGGTTTTTAGCGATTCGAACGGTATTGCTTATGCTCCGACAGTCGTTGGCGGTTCAGCCTGCACACTGCCGTTTCCCTCGGGAGGCGTAGCTGGGTACCTGCTCGAGGGAAAAGACGCCAGCCGAATTGCTCTGGAGTCTGGTAATGATTTGTGGACCTTTGGCGATCTGGATTCTGCTTCGCTCAAGTTGTCGTCGTTTTTGCTGGCGTCTGGAATAAACAAGGGCGATCACGTTCTGCTGATTGCCGACAACTCATACTTCTGGGTAGCGAGCTATCTCGCTATTCTTCGAGCAGGATTGGTCTGCATACCATTGCCGATGAGCACCTCGGGCCAGGATCTTGGTTTTGTTGTGCAATCCACCAAAGCACAGTTCGCCTTTGTCGACACAAAGTTTCTGGCACGCAATGCTGCCGATTTACCGCAGACATGCATTGTGAGCCAGGCGCCAGCCTCGCTGGATGCTTTTCAACGAAAGGTCTATGTTTTTGAGCATCTGCTGTATTCCGAGGCAAGACAAGCCGAATTTCCTCGTTTGACCTCTTCCGATGTGGCTGCGCTGATGTTTACGTCAGGCTCGACAGGAAAGCCACGAGGCGTGATGGTGACCCACGGTAATATTGTCTCCAATACCAAGTCCATTATCGAGTGCCTGAATTTAACAGAAAATGACAGCATGTTTACGGTGTTGCCACTTCACTATTGCTTCGGGACATCTCTGTTACACACTCACTTGGCAGTAGGTGGCAAGCTGGTTCTAGACAATCGCTTCATGTACACCGAAGCTTTTCTGCAACATCTCAGGAACAGCCGGTGCACAGGTTTCGCCGGGGTTCCGAGTCACTACCAGATACTGCTGCGCCGTTCGAACATCCATACGATGAAGTTTCCGTATTTGCGCTATGTGCAGCAGGCAGGAGGGCACATGGCGCCGGCTTTCATCCGCGAACTGGGCCAGGCGCTCCCTGATACAAAAATATTTGTGATGTATGGTCAGACGGAGGCGACCGCTCGCCTATCCTGCGTCCCCCCTGAGATGCTTGAAAAAAAAATGGGCTCGATCGGCAGAGCCATCCCAGGAGTGACGCTCACTATCGTCGATGCACAGGGCAACGAGGTTGGCGCAAATGAACTAGGTGAGATCGTTGCCGAAGGCCCGAATATTGCCATGGGCTACTGGGAAGAGCCGGAAGAGACAGCAGCCACATTTCGCAAGGGCAAGCTTTATACCGGCGATCTGGCAACTGTCGACGAGGATGGATTTATCAATATTGTCGATCGGGCCAGGGACTTCGTAAAGATTGGTGGCACACGCACCAGTTGCCGCGGCCTTGAGGAACAAATGCTGGAGTTTTCTGGCTTGCTGGAGGTAGCTGTGGTCGGAGTAGCAGATGCCATCTCCGGGGAAGCGCTGAGGGCTTTCGTTGTTCCAAGGGACCGTAGCGATGATCAGTTTCTGCAGGGCTTCCGTACATTTTGTGCCGAGCGCTTGCCGCTCCACTACCTTCCTAAAGAAATCATCCAGCTCAACGCGCTTCCCAAAAATAGTGCAGGCAAGGTTATGAAATCCGGGCTAAAAAGCTTCGAGCACCCGGAACCGAAGCCTGGTGTCGGCCAATGA
- the nadE gene encoding NAD(+) synthase produces MVTELSISSDVLKIDAAAEVDRLAESIRDVVFRQFKRQGAVVGVSGGIDSSVVAFLCARALGRDRVALVFMPETDSSPTSLRLGRMVAQELGVRSYLEDITGILQGARCYERRDEAIQTVIPEYEKNWKSKIVLPAVSERQQYAIFSLVAHAPDGTVKKVRLTPEAYLGVVAATNFKQRARKMMEYHYADRFHFAVAGTPNLLEYDQGFFVKNGDGSADFKPIAHLYKSQVYQLAAYLGVPEEIQQRPCTTDTYSLEQSQEEFYFSLPLPQMDLCMYGLNHGISPAEIASAAGLTEAQAARVYSQIESTRSAARYLHAPPVLMGKMKETDSYVDVLKS; encoded by the coding sequence ATGGTGACTGAATTGTCAATTAGCTCTGACGTGTTAAAAATTGATGCTGCCGCCGAAGTCGATCGCCTTGCGGAGTCTATCCGGGACGTTGTATTTCGCCAATTCAAAAGGCAAGGAGCGGTAGTAGGGGTCTCAGGGGGGATAGACAGCAGCGTGGTTGCATTCCTGTGCGCACGAGCCCTGGGCCGAGATCGCGTCGCCCTGGTCTTCATGCCGGAGACGGACTCATCCCCGACGAGTTTGCGCTTAGGGCGCATGGTCGCCCAGGAACTGGGCGTACGCTCCTACCTCGAAGACATCACCGGCATCTTACAAGGTGCGCGTTGTTATGAACGGAGGGATGAAGCTATTCAGACTGTCATCCCCGAATATGAAAAGAACTGGAAGAGCAAGATCGTACTTCCGGCCGTCTCTGAGAGACAACAATATGCGATATTTTCACTGGTGGCTCATGCGCCTGATGGCACGGTGAAAAAAGTCCGTCTCACCCCGGAGGCCTATCTTGGTGTTGTTGCTGCGACCAACTTCAAGCAGCGTGCTCGCAAGATGATGGAGTATCACTACGCCGACCGCTTTCATTTTGCGGTTGCCGGGACCCCTAACCTGTTGGAATACGATCAAGGATTTTTCGTCAAGAATGGCGATGGGTCGGCGGACTTCAAGCCGATCGCTCATCTATATAAGTCACAGGTGTATCAGCTCGCAGCCTATCTGGGAGTGCCTGAGGAGATTCAGCAGCGGCCCTGCACGACCGACACGTACTCGCTCGAACAGTCGCAGGAGGAGTTTTATTTTTCGCTCCCACTCCCGCAAATGGACCTCTGCATGTACGGGCTTAATCACGGCATTTCACCCGCCGAGATTGCGTCCGCGGCTGGCTTGACCGAAGCTCAGGCAGCCCGCGTCTACTCCCAGATCGAGTCCACCCGGTCCGCCGCGCGATATCTTCATGCTCCCCCAGTGTTGATGGGGAAGATGAAGGAGACCGACAGCTACGTTGACGTATTGAAAAGCTAG
- a CDS encoding Ig-like domain-containing protein has translation MQGGNLEFKITYSGRTTTISLLDAAEYSGLDKTAPLDMFAVATGTGNAQNSGTTATTSSPFETVVGFFGFDGYAAPYTAGTGFTFRDYDASSFLEDRSVSATGRYQATSQSQGSNAWVAYAIAFRSAAQGALTLSSIAVTPANTSLGGGLTRQYTATGTYSDGSTQNLTNSVAWSSTNSVAATISSAGLATAAAVGTTTIRATLGSISGSTGLTVTAPPVLASIAVTPMNPSLVIGQTQQFTATGTYSDSSTQNLTSSVTWSSGNAAGATISSAGLATAIATGSTTIHAVSGSISGSATLTIAAGAFPWIPYDTWIDFEQGTVGAQANATQLAASTHGVQGVWSVADPNNLLSIQTAAEDPGHAVTGDTGTRGMATNLNSGASAYAEWDPPAQQSSFSIGLWYKTGEAVPWSSGPFFVLFYNNSFGPMIRLSDEKSPYTNVRQIQVSPLNQA, from the coding sequence GTGCAAGGCGGGAACCTGGAGTTCAAGATAACGTACTCGGGGCGGACGACCACCATTTCACTTCTGGACGCTGCCGAATACTCAGGGCTTGACAAGACGGCGCCATTAGATATGTTTGCGGTGGCGACAGGCACGGGTAACGCTCAAAATAGTGGCACCACAGCCACTACAAGTTCTCCGTTTGAAACTGTAGTTGGCTTTTTTGGGTTTGATGGATACGCGGCACCCTATACTGCGGGAACAGGATTTACTTTTCGCGATTACGATGCGAGCAGTTTTCTAGAAGACCGGTCGGTGAGTGCCACCGGCAGATATCAAGCGACCTCACAGTCACAAGGGTCCAATGCATGGGTAGCCTATGCGATTGCATTTAGAAGTGCTGCCCAAGGGGCGCTTACATTATCTTCAATTGCCGTTACACCCGCCAATACCTCTCTTGGAGGTGGTCTGACGCGGCAGTACACGGCGACGGGGACTTATAGTGATGGCAGCACGCAGAACCTGACGAATTCTGTGGCATGGAGTTCGACGAATTCAGTGGCCGCGACGATTAGCAGTGCTGGATTGGCCACAGCGGCAGCGGTTGGCACAACGACCATTAGAGCTACGCTTGGGTCGATCAGCGGCTCGACTGGCCTGACGGTAACTGCGCCACCTGTTCTGGCATCGATTGCTGTAACACCGATGAACCCGTCCCTTGTGATTGGCCAGACGCAGCAATTTACGGCGACCGGCACTTACAGCGATAGCAGTACGCAGAACCTCACCAGCTCTGTGACCTGGAGTTCGGGCAATGCCGCCGGGGCCACGATCAGCAGCGCCGGTCTGGCTACCGCCATTGCGACCGGAAGTACAACCATCCACGCAGTTTCAGGATCGATCTCCGGTTCCGCGACCTTGACGATTGCCGCAGGCGCATTTCCATGGATCCCTTATGACACGTGGATCGACTTTGAGCAGGGCACGGTTGGGGCACAGGCGAACGCAACCCAGTTGGCCGCATCGACGCATGGCGTCCAGGGAGTCTGGTCCGTGGCCGACCCGAACAATCTGTTGAGTATTCAGACTGCTGCCGAGGACCCGGGACACGCCGTCACCGGTGACACCGGAACTCGCGGCATGGCGACCAATCTGAACAGCGGAGCTTCCGCTTATGCTGAATGGGACCCGCCAGCGCAGCAAAGCTCCTTCTCGATAGGGTTATGGTACAAGACCGGGGAGGCGGTACCTTGGTCCAGCGGCCCCTTCTTTGTTCTCTTCTACAACAACTCCTTTGGCCCAATGATCAGGCTCTCGGATGAGAAGTCACCCTATACCAACGTCCGCCAGATTCAAGTGAGCCCTCTGAATCAAGCC